One window of the Capnocytophaga haemolytica genome contains the following:
- the dnaE gene encoding DNA polymerase III subunit alpha, which translates to MYLIFDTETTGLPRNYNAPITDTDNWPRAVQIAWQLHDDMGELIEHHDYLIRPDGFDIPYDAEKVHGISTALAEAQGVPIAEVLAAFNEALAKAQYVVGQNIGFDINIMGAEYYRYAVVTPLSEKPVLDTCTELTAQLCKIPGGRGGGYKLPSLTELHQFLFGEPFGEAHNATADVEATTRCFFELIRRGEGFSTQQLSPDYITAFQQHNPDTIQPIGLKHINLKEASEKLSSTTPTEGTPSHTELNENREQLRTAAFAHLHNHTQFSVLQSTASIAALVKKTAAERMPAVALTDSGNMMAAFHFVKEVAAYNKAAKAKNAEAEEQGNPPTEMIIKPIVGCEFNICDNHLDKSRQDNGYQVVILAKNKHGYHNLAKMASIASTEGFYYVPRIDKKVVEQYKDDLIVLSGGMNGEVPSKLLNIGQKQAEEALLWWKQQFAEDFYIELMRHGQEDENRANTALIELSKKHGVKLIATNNTFYLEQKDANAHDILLCVKDGEKQTTPIGRGRGHRFGMPNQEYYYKSAEAMKALFTDVPEAILNIQEILDKVEVYTLEREILLPKFDIPEEFQVEDDPDGKKGENKYLRHLTYLGAEKKYKEITDEVRERLDFELSIIEKTGYPGYFLIVQDFIAAARKMGVSVGPGRGSAAGSAVAYCLGITNMDPIAYDLLFERFLNPDRVSMPDIDIDFEDSRRQDVINYVIEKYGANQVARIITYGTMAAKSSIKDTARVLDLPLPESNRLASLVPSNISLAKVFSLDDKALKEKIRPEEMVGADELKRLLEGQDMSSQTIQQARILEGSVRNTGVHACGVIITPDDITNFVPVALAKDSDLFVTQFDNSVVESAGLLKMDFLGLSTLTLIKDTIEIIKQRQGIELDPEAFPLDDKKTYELFQRGETVGIFQYESVGMQKHMRNLKPTVFADLIAMNALYRPGPLEYIPSFIARKQGKEPIVYDLDAMEEFLKETYGITVYQEQVMLLSQKLAGFTKGEADVLRKAMGKKQKAVLDKMKPKFVDQAAAKGYDAKILEKIWADWEKFASYAFNKSHSTCYAWVGYQTAYLKANYPAEYMAAVLSNNMNDIKTITFFLEECNRMGIKVLSPDVNESFYKFTVNKEGAIRFGMGAIKGVGKAAVDTIVEHRKDGIYTSVFDLAKRVDYKSINKKAFENIALAGGFDSFTNVHRAQYFHPDADGVPFIDKVVKYGMKYQESKNSAQLSLFGGNSEVDVLEPTVPACESWGNLKQLKLEKEVVGIYISGHPLDDFKHTVNNYCNCALSMLDDLTPLVGKELTVAGMVTDLQHRTSKEGKGWCTFVLEDYDGSYEFKLFNNDYLNFRNSLNIGWFLFIKMTVQLPNWKNATRTPEPRIQITQISQLQDVLEAQTKKISLHFNIAEFNSDMTHTYTEIINHFKGNQSISFVVHKPSDDPTENIHLELENPQLRVAITKDFLDALDRQSADYILNGKRIQKIERIHREDTEMEETHPELELADD; encoded by the coding sequence TGCCGAGAAAGTACACGGTATCTCTACCGCTTTAGCCGAGGCACAAGGCGTACCTATTGCCGAAGTGCTTGCGGCTTTTAACGAGGCACTCGCCAAAGCCCAATACGTCGTAGGGCAGAACATAGGCTTCGATATCAACATTATGGGAGCTGAGTACTACCGCTATGCAGTGGTAACACCACTATCTGAAAAGCCTGTACTCGACACTTGTACTGAGCTCACCGCCCAACTGTGCAAAATACCTGGGGGGCGTGGCGGCGGCTATAAACTGCCTTCCCTTACCGAGTTGCATCAATTCTTGTTCGGTGAACCTTTTGGTGAAGCTCACAACGCTACTGCCGACGTCGAGGCCACTACGCGTTGCTTCTTCGAACTCATCAGGCGTGGAGAAGGCTTTAGCACTCAGCAGCTATCACCTGATTACATCACTGCCTTTCAGCAGCACAATCCCGATACTATACAGCCCATCGGCTTAAAGCATATCAACCTCAAAGAGGCTTCTGAAAAACTCAGTAGCACTACGCCCACTGAAGGAACACCTTCACATACAGAACTCAATGAGAACCGCGAGCAACTCCGTACAGCAGCTTTTGCCCACCTACACAACCACACTCAGTTCTCTGTCTTGCAGTCCACAGCTTCCATTGCCGCTCTGGTCAAAAAGACAGCCGCTGAGCGTATGCCTGCCGTAGCCCTTACCGATAGTGGCAATATGATGGCAGCCTTCCATTTTGTAAAAGAAGTAGCAGCGTATAATAAAGCCGCAAAAGCCAAAAATGCAGAAGCCGAGGAGCAAGGCAACCCTCCTACGGAAATGATCATCAAGCCTATCGTGGGATGTGAGTTCAACATCTGTGATAACCATCTCGATAAATCGCGACAGGACAATGGCTACCAAGTGGTAATCCTCGCTAAGAATAAACACGGTTATCACAACCTCGCCAAAATGGCCTCCATAGCCTCCACTGAAGGGTTTTATTACGTGCCCCGCATTGATAAGAAGGTAGTGGAGCAGTACAAAGATGACCTAATAGTGCTCTCTGGCGGAATGAATGGCGAGGTACCCTCAAAGCTCCTCAATATTGGCCAGAAGCAAGCCGAAGAAGCCCTCCTCTGGTGGAAACAGCAGTTCGCTGAGGACTTCTATATAGAGTTAATGCGTCACGGTCAGGAAGATGAAAATCGTGCTAACACAGCCCTTATTGAACTTTCTAAAAAGCACGGCGTAAAGCTCATCGCTACTAACAATACGTTCTATTTGGAGCAGAAAGACGCTAATGCACACGACATCCTACTCTGCGTAAAGGATGGTGAAAAGCAAACTACCCCCATAGGGCGTGGACGTGGTCACCGATTTGGGATGCCCAACCAAGAGTATTATTACAAATCGGCTGAGGCGATGAAAGCTCTCTTCACTGATGTGCCTGAGGCAATACTCAATATCCAAGAGATTCTCGACAAAGTTGAAGTCTACACCTTGGAGCGCGAAATCCTTCTACCAAAGTTTGATATTCCCGAAGAATTTCAAGTAGAGGATGATCCCGATGGCAAAAAAGGAGAAAACAAATACCTCCGACACCTTACTTATCTCGGTGCTGAAAAGAAATACAAGGAAATTACTGATGAAGTGCGTGAGCGGCTCGATTTTGAACTTTCTATCATCGAAAAAACGGGCTATCCAGGCTATTTCCTTATTGTGCAAGATTTTATAGCCGCTGCCCGGAAAATGGGCGTGTCCGTTGGTCCTGGACGTGGCTCGGCAGCAGGTTCGGCAGTAGCCTATTGCTTAGGTATTACCAATATGGACCCTATTGCATACGACCTCCTCTTTGAGCGTTTCCTCAATCCTGACCGTGTATCAATGCCCGATATTGATATCGACTTTGAGGACTCTCGTAGGCAAGATGTCATCAACTACGTAATTGAAAAATATGGAGCTAACCAAGTGGCGCGTATCATCACTTACGGCACAATGGCTGCCAAATCCTCCATTAAGGATACTGCCCGCGTGCTCGACTTGCCCTTACCTGAATCAAATCGATTGGCAAGTTTAGTGCCGAGCAACATCTCCTTGGCAAAGGTGTTTTCCTTGGATGACAAGGCGTTAAAAGAAAAAATACGCCCCGAAGAAATGGTAGGAGCTGATGAACTCAAGCGCCTCCTTGAGGGGCAGGATATGAGCAGCCAGACCATTCAGCAGGCGCGTATCTTGGAAGGCTCAGTGCGCAATACAGGGGTACACGCCTGTGGAGTGATTATCACCCCTGACGATATTACAAACTTTGTCCCAGTAGCACTGGCAAAGGATTCCGACCTCTTCGTAACTCAGTTCGACAACTCAGTGGTGGAAAGTGCAGGTCTGCTCAAGATGGACTTCTTGGGGCTCAGCACCCTCACCCTCATTAAGGATACCATTGAGATTATCAAGCAGCGACAAGGCATAGAGCTCGATCCTGAGGCTTTCCCGTTAGATGATAAGAAAACCTATGAGCTTTTCCAACGTGGTGAAACCGTGGGGATATTCCAATACGAGTCCGTCGGGATGCAAAAACATATGCGCAATCTCAAGCCTACAGTCTTTGCCGACCTCATTGCGATGAACGCCTTATACCGCCCAGGTCCGCTGGAGTATATCCCGAGCTTTATCGCTCGTAAACAAGGCAAAGAGCCTATCGTTTATGACCTTGATGCTATGGAAGAGTTTCTCAAAGAAACTTATGGAATTACCGTCTACCAAGAGCAGGTGATGCTCCTCTCTCAAAAGCTGGCAGGCTTTACCAAAGGCGAGGCGGATGTGCTGCGTAAGGCGATGGGTAAAAAGCAAAAAGCAGTACTTGACAAGATGAAACCAAAGTTCGTCGATCAAGCAGCCGCAAAAGGCTATGATGCAAAGATATTAGAGAAAATATGGGCTGACTGGGAGAAGTTTGCCAGCTATGCCTTCAACAAATCACACTCCACTTGCTATGCTTGGGTAGGCTACCAGACGGCTTATCTGAAAGCAAACTACCCCGCAGAATATATGGCTGCCGTGCTGTCGAATAATATGAATGACATCAAGACTATTACCTTCTTCTTAGAAGAATGTAACCGTATGGGGATCAAGGTGCTCAGCCCTGATGTTAATGAGTCGTTCTACAAGTTCACAGTGAATAAAGAAGGGGCTATACGCTTTGGTATGGGGGCTATCAAAGGGGTGGGCAAGGCTGCCGTTGATACTATTGTAGAACATCGCAAGGACGGTATTTACACCTCTGTATTTGACTTGGCAAAACGTGTAGATTACAAGAGTATCAACAAAAAGGCCTTTGAAAATATAGCTTTGGCAGGAGGCTTTGACAGTTTTACCAATGTGCACCGCGCTCAATACTTCCATCCTGATGCTGATGGAGTGCCTTTCATCGATAAGGTGGTGAAGTATGGGATGAAATACCAAGAGAGCAAGAACTCCGCCCAGTTGAGCCTCTTCGGAGGTAACAGTGAGGTCGATGTGCTCGAACCTACAGTGCCTGCTTGTGAATCGTGGGGCAACCTCAAGCAGCTCAAACTCGAAAAAGAAGTAGTGGGGATCTATATCTCAGGGCATCCTTTAGACGATTTTAAGCACACCGTTAATAACTATTGCAACTGTGCACTCTCAATGCTCGATGATCTTACACCTCTGGTAGGCAAAGAACTTACTGTAGCAGGAATGGTAACCGATCTGCAACACCGCACTTCAAAAGAAGGAAAAGGATGGTGCACTTTTGTATTAGAAGATTACGATGGCTCCTATGAGTTCAAGCTCTTTAATAATGACTATCTCAACTTCAGAAATAGCTTAAATATCGGTTGGTTTTTATTTATAAAGATGACAGTGCAACTGCCTAATTGGAAGAATGCCACTCGCACCCCTGAGCCTCGCATACAGATCACTCAGATATCACAATTGCAGGACGTACTTGAAGCGCAAACAAAGAAAATCAGTTTGCACTTCAATATTGCAGAGTTCAACTCTGATATGACACACACTTACACTGAGATTATCAATCATTTTAAGGGAAATCAATCGATCTCGTTTGTGGTGCATAAACCCAGTGACGACCCTACAGAGAATATACATCTTGAATTGGAAAACCCACAACTGAGGGTAGCTATTACCAAAGACTTCTTAGATGCATTGGATCGTCAATCAGCCGATTATATTCTCAATGGTAAGCGAATTCAGAAGATAGAACGCATCCATCGAGAGGATACAGAGATGGAGGAAACCCATCCAGAGTTGGAGCTCGCAGATGATTAG
- the era gene encoding GTPase Era: protein MTHKAGFVNIIGNPNVGKSTLMNAFVGEKLSIITSKAQTTRHRIFGIVSGDDFQIVFSDTPGIIKPSYQLQESMMDFVKSAFDDADILIYMVEIGEKELKDEVFFERINRLQIPVLLLINKIDTSSQEILEAQVAYWKEKVPRAEVYPISALAGFQTDVVFNRIIELLPSSPAFFPKDQITDKPERFFVNEIIREKILLNYKKEIPYSVEVETESFVDSEQILHIRSVIMVERESQKGIIIGHKGEALKRVGVQARADLEKFFGKQVHIELYVKVNKDWRSNTRQLRRFGYDLS, encoded by the coding sequence ATGACACATAAAGCAGGATTTGTAAATATCATCGGCAATCCTAATGTAGGAAAATCGACTTTGATGAATGCCTTTGTAGGTGAAAAGCTATCCATCATCACCTCAAAAGCGCAAACTACTCGCCATCGTATTTTCGGGATTGTTAGCGGAGATGATTTTCAGATTGTTTTTTCAGATACCCCAGGGATCATCAAGCCTTCTTACCAATTGCAAGAGTCGATGATGGACTTTGTAAAAAGTGCTTTTGATGATGCTGATATCTTGATTTATATGGTAGAAATAGGAGAAAAAGAACTCAAGGATGAGGTGTTCTTTGAGCGTATCAACCGATTACAAATACCTGTATTATTACTTATCAACAAGATAGATACCTCTTCACAAGAAATCTTAGAAGCGCAAGTGGCTTACTGGAAAGAGAAGGTACCTCGCGCTGAGGTGTACCCTATTTCAGCCTTAGCAGGCTTCCAAACTGATGTAGTATTTAATCGTATTATTGAGCTACTCCCCTCCTCACCTGCATTCTTTCCAAAAGACCAAATTACCGATAAGCCCGAGCGCTTTTTCGTCAATGAAATTATCCGTGAAAAGATACTGCTCAATTACAAGAAGGAAATCCCTTATTCGGTAGAAGTGGAAACCGAAAGTTTTGTTGATTCGGAGCAGATACTGCACATACGATCAGTGATTATGGTAGAGCGAGAGAGCCAAAAAGGCATTATCATAGGGCATAAAGGGGAAGCGCTGAAAAGAGTAGGTGTACAAGCACGTGCCGACCTCGAAAAATTCTTCGGCAAGCAAGTGCACATTGAGCTATATGTAAAGGTAAATAAGGACTGGCGCTCTAATACCCGACAGCTACGTCGCTTTGGCTACGACCTCTCATAG
- the coaE gene encoding dephospho-CoA kinase (Dephospho-CoA kinase (CoaE) performs the final step in coenzyme A biosynthesis.), whose amino-acid sequence MIVVGLTGGIGSGKSLVAKMFSSLGIAIYDSDTQAKHIIATNPQVKQAIKVLLGEEAYVDGVYNRTYVASIVFADTEKLAQLNNIVHPALALHFMQWKEKQQSPYVIKEAAILFESGAYKHCDYIITVTAPEKLRIARVMKRDNINEAQVVERMKQQWTDAERIALSDAVIENIDIDKTLKEVQKLHTQLLENIEKGR is encoded by the coding sequence ATGATAGTAGTAGGTCTGACAGGTGGCATTGGCAGTGGCAAGAGCTTAGTGGCAAAGATGTTTTCCTCTCTGGGGATTGCGATCTACGACTCTGATACTCAGGCTAAGCATATTATAGCTACCAACCCTCAGGTAAAGCAAGCTATTAAGGTGCTTTTAGGTGAGGAGGCTTATGTAGATGGAGTTTACAATCGCACTTATGTGGCGAGTATAGTGTTTGCTGATACAGAGAAATTGGCACAGCTCAATAATATTGTACACCCTGCGTTGGCACTCCATTTTATGCAGTGGAAGGAAAAGCAGCAATCACCTTATGTGATTAAAGAGGCTGCTATTTTATTTGAAAGTGGTGCCTATAAGCACTGTGATTATATTATCACCGTTACAGCCCCTGAAAAGCTACGTATAGCACGAGTGATGAAACGCGACAATATAAATGAAGCTCAGGTGGTTGAAAGGATGAAACAGCAGTGGACAGACGCTGAGCGCATTGCTTTATCCGATGCAGTAATTGAGAATATTGATATAGATAAAACGCTAAAAGAGGTACAAAAATTGCATACTCAATTACTCGAAAACATAGAAAAAGGGCGTTAG
- a CDS encoding sensor histidine kinase: MSRRLYILIIILMSLSLVGIIAIQGYWIKSAVDDREEAFTYSVQQVLSNIARQVEQNEIDRYVAKIITLRRQDSTFTMKREKERSYSDGDNPQKGAVAYEHGVLEEDYALPMSRSAPMQTGLMHLTDSVAIKEYITPEKRRNFTTGKDLEKPSIATMRAYEELGRMPDIERLMIEESFKGIIQRQSIRERVLTKELEQLIDKKLKKRGLDLRFEFAIYNRNILSGVHSKYFDAKGVKEYRTLLFANNSMGNSVYELALVFPQREHYILSSVIGIASLSMVFMLIIVGVFVVTILQLVNQRRISEIKTDFINNMTHEFKTPIATMNLVTDAIKNPVTLHNPDKILDYVKLLKDEIKRMHSQVENILQVSRLEKGELNIEKEPLDAHDLLVRAISHLQVMLEERKGVIRTHFLAENSDVSANESHLTNVFINVIENAIKYSPKPPIIDVYTENVKNKILIRIKDRGQGMSRQAMKQIFTKFYREHTGDLHNVKGHGLGLAYVKSIVQYHQGTISVESEKGKGSTFFIKLPVI, translated from the coding sequence ATGAGTAGACGCCTTTACATATTGATTATCATCCTGATGAGCCTCTCATTAGTGGGAATTATTGCCATCCAAGGCTATTGGATTAAGTCAGCAGTAGATGATCGTGAAGAGGCTTTTACCTATTCAGTACAACAAGTTCTCAGCAATATTGCAAGGCAGGTAGAGCAGAATGAAATAGATAGATATGTGGCTAAAATCATCACCTTGCGCAGGCAAGATAGCACCTTCACAATGAAGAGAGAGAAGGAACGCAGCTATAGTGATGGAGATAATCCGCAAAAAGGAGCTGTAGCCTATGAGCACGGAGTGCTTGAAGAGGATTACGCTCTGCCAATGAGTCGCAGTGCTCCAATGCAGACAGGCTTGATGCACCTGACGGATTCAGTAGCTATCAAGGAGTATATCACTCCTGAAAAGAGGCGTAACTTTACCACAGGGAAGGATTTAGAAAAGCCCTCAATAGCAACAATGCGCGCTTATGAGGAGTTAGGTAGAATGCCTGATATCGAACGCCTGATGATTGAGGAATCGTTTAAAGGAATCATCCAACGGCAATCAATTAGAGAGCGAGTGCTTACCAAGGAGTTGGAGCAGCTGATTGATAAAAAGCTCAAAAAGCGAGGGCTGGATCTGCGCTTTGAGTTTGCTATCTACAATAGAAATATCCTTTCGGGGGTGCACTCAAAGTATTTTGATGCCAAAGGAGTAAAGGAATATCGCACCTTGCTCTTCGCCAATAATTCAATGGGGAACTCAGTGTACGAACTGGCATTGGTATTTCCTCAGCGTGAACATTACATCCTTTCCTCAGTGATAGGGATCGCTTCACTCTCAATGGTGTTTATGCTGATCATTGTAGGGGTATTTGTCGTAACCATACTGCAATTGGTCAACCAGCGACGCATATCGGAAATCAAAACTGATTTCATCAATAATATGACGCACGAGTTCAAAACACCTATTGCGACGATGAACTTGGTCACAGACGCTATCAAAAACCCAGTAACGCTACATAATCCTGATAAAATACTTGATTATGTGAAGTTACTCAAAGATGAAATCAAGAGGATGCACTCGCAGGTTGAGAACATACTGCAAGTGTCACGCCTTGAAAAAGGAGAACTCAATATAGAGAAAGAACCTCTTGATGCACACGATCTATTGGTAAGGGCTATTTCGCACTTGCAAGTGATGCTTGAGGAGCGAAAAGGCGTAATACGTACACACTTCTTAGCAGAAAACAGTGATGTATCAGCCAATGAGTCGCACCTCACCAATGTATTTATCAATGTGATTGAGAATGCGATAAAGTACTCACCGAAGCCTCCTATTATAGACGTGTATACTGAGAATGTAAAAAATAAGATACTCATACGTATTAAAGATAGAGGGCAAGGGATGAGCAGACAGGCAATGAAGCAGATATTCACAAAGTTCTATCGAGAGCATACAGGCGACCTACACAATGTAAAAGGACACGGATTGGGGCTTGCCTACGTGAAGAGTATAGTGCAGTACCATCAAGGGACGATTAGTGTGGAGAGTGAGAAAGGTAAAGGGAGTACCTTTTTTATAAAACTTCCTGTTATATAA
- a CDS encoding response regulator transcription factor, which translates to MNNYDTNYGNYGQKPEEMNRILLVEDDPNFGTVLKDYLVMSGFDVALAKNGMEGFDRFRKEEFDMCILDVMMPYKDGFTLAREIREKNEKIPIIFLTARTMREDVIKGYRSGGDDYLNKPFDSEILLMKIRSMLQRKNIETLVDNKQYEFEIGDFFLNTKLRTLKYKNDEAIKLSPKENELLRLLAIHTEDFMPRELALSKIWKDDNYFTSRSMDVYIAKLRKYLRKDERVEILNIHGEGFRLVANRS; encoded by the coding sequence ATGAATAATTACGACACCAACTACGGCAATTATGGGCAAAAGCCCGAAGAGATGAATCGCATCCTTTTAGTGGAAGATGACCCTAATTTTGGAACCGTACTCAAGGACTATTTAGTGATGAGTGGCTTCGATGTCGCTTTAGCTAAAAACGGTATGGAGGGCTTTGATAGGTTCAGAAAAGAAGAATTTGATATGTGCATTCTCGACGTGATGATGCCTTACAAAGACGGGTTTACCCTCGCTCGGGAAATTCGTGAGAAGAACGAGAAAATACCTATCATTTTCCTTACTGCTCGTACAATGCGTGAGGATGTGATCAAAGGTTATAGGTCAGGAGGCGATGACTACCTTAATAAACCCTTCGACTCTGAAATCCTACTAATGAAGATTCGCTCAATGCTTCAACGCAAGAATATTGAAACTCTTGTTGATAACAAGCAATATGAGTTTGAGATAGGTGATTTTTTCCTCAATACAAAGCTCCGTACTTTGAAATACAAGAACGATGAGGCTATCAAGCTATCTCCTAAGGAAAATGAGCTTTTGCGTCTCTTAGCTATCCATACCGAAGATTTTATGCCTCGCGAATTAGCACTTTCTAAAATATGGAAGGATGATAACTACTTTACTTCCAGAAGTATGGACGTGTATATTGCCAAATTGCGCAAATATCTCAGGAAGGATGAACGCGTAGAAATACTCAATATCCACGGTGAAGGATTTAGGCTTGTAGCTAACCGTTCCTAA
- a CDS encoding DUF4300 family protein codes for MVLLKNKFIIGLGLTLLLLSCKNPTSTTPTVATPTTEPIAKEKVLYSNLGDILSQAQVKRALMTAGIAPDIADRFLEDVDLFNSSVGNKGLVREGFIPIEDRSTDYNVETIQTLWETKHPEFVGYNCRLTAFGLMKDIFVVDCPVKGNTEYLFLDSLSIAQSPKKMLPHDEEKFFNLFAAVPTDATKDVQVHLNKLQQQWRDRGIDFMRAEAKLISVVFHSQISPKENELFIGHVGVLVPYERKLLFIEKLAFQQPYQALIFKDRKALSDYLMNTYDVDFNQPTARPFILENDQLMEVEPLEPAL; via the coding sequence ATGGTACTTTTAAAGAATAAGTTTATCATTGGGCTGGGGTTGACTTTGCTTTTACTCAGCTGTAAGAACCCAACAAGCACTACACCAACCGTAGCTACCCCTACTACTGAGCCTATTGCTAAGGAGAAGGTATTGTATTCAAACCTTGGGGATATACTCAGTCAGGCACAGGTAAAGCGCGCCTTAATGACTGCTGGCATTGCCCCTGATATTGCAGATCGCTTTTTAGAAGATGTAGACCTTTTTAATAGTAGTGTAGGCAATAAAGGGCTTGTGAGGGAAGGGTTTATCCCTATTGAGGACAGAAGCACTGACTATAATGTTGAAACAATACAAACGCTTTGGGAAACAAAGCACCCTGAATTTGTGGGCTACAACTGTCGCCTTACTGCCTTTGGCTTGATGAAGGACATCTTTGTGGTGGATTGCCCTGTGAAAGGCAATACGGAGTATCTTTTCTTGGATAGCCTTTCTATTGCTCAATCGCCGAAGAAGATGCTGCCGCACGATGAGGAGAAGTTCTTTAACCTGTTTGCAGCTGTGCCTACCGATGCCACTAAGGATGTGCAGGTACACCTCAACAAGTTGCAACAGCAGTGGCGCGATAGGGGTATCGACTTTATGAGGGCAGAGGCAAAGCTCATTTCGGTGGTGTTCCACTCTCAGATAAGCCCTAAGGAAAACGAGCTCTTTATAGGGCACGTAGGGGTGTTGGTGCCCTATGAAAGAAAACTGTTATTCATTGAGAAGCTCGCCTTTCAGCAGCCCTATCAGGCACTTATCTTTAAAGATAGGAAAGCTCTTTCGGACTACTTGATGAATACTTACGATGTCGATTTTAATCAGCCCACAGCACGACCTTTTATCCTTGAGAACGACCAGCTGATGGAAGTAGAACCCCTTGAACCAGCGTTATAG
- a CDS encoding endonuclease/exonuclease/phosphatase family protein — MKKLILLCSLLSAICSAQELKVMTYNIRYDNPGDGIDSWTEGNRREKALTIMAEQAPDILGVQEALHNQVQDIELHFPNYYRIGVGRDDGDMAGEYAALFIRKDHFDLLDSGNFWFSETPEEPSKGWDAKCCNRICSWAKLRYQGKTLFAFNMHFDHEGVVAQRESAHLILKKIKEIAKNAPVIVMGDLNMTPDNPAIALIARKMHNTRQIATEELKHKGTFNAFKINEPLRGAIDYIFIKGKIKATHFDIIDKKIDGLYPSDHLPVVATLKM; from the coding sequence ATGAAAAAGTTGATACTCTTATGTAGTTTATTATCAGCAATATGCTCTGCACAAGAGCTAAAAGTGATGACCTACAACATCCGCTATGACAACCCAGGTGACGGCATCGATTCGTGGACGGAGGGCAATCGAAGGGAGAAGGCTCTTACCATTATGGCAGAACAGGCTCCTGACATACTCGGGGTGCAAGAAGCCCTACACAACCAAGTGCAGGATATCGAGCTTCACTTTCCCAACTACTATCGCATTGGGGTAGGGCGCGACGACGGCGATATGGCAGGCGAATACGCTGCGCTCTTCATACGTAAAGACCACTTCGACCTGCTCGATAGTGGTAACTTTTGGTTCTCAGAAACCCCTGAGGAACCCTCCAAAGGCTGGGATGCTAAATGCTGCAATCGCATTTGTTCGTGGGCTAAACTGCGCTATCAGGGCAAGACACTGTTTGCCTTCAATATGCACTTCGACCACGAAGGAGTGGTAGCACAAAGAGAAAGTGCCCACCTCATCCTCAAGAAGATAAAAGAAATCGCTAAAAATGCCCCTGTGATTGTAATGGGCGACCTGAATATGACCCCCGACAACCCCGCCATAGCACTGATCGCTCGCAAGATGCACAACACACGCCAAATAGCCACTGAGGAGTTGAAACACAAGGGCACCTTCAATGCCTTTAAAATAAATGAGCCCCTAAGAGGGGCTATTGATTATATCTTTATAAAAGGGAAGATAAAAGCAACTCACTTCGACATCATCGATAAGAAGATCGACGGACTGTACCCTTCCGATCACCTGCCCGTAGTGGCTACTTTAAAGATGTAA